In the genome of uncultured Sphaerochaeta sp., the window AAGAATCCTTTGTGATTGTAATAATCCTTTTAAAGATTGGAAATTACCCTTAAAAAATTTGCTATTCCCTGTTGATCTAATATACCTTCTTTCAATTTTATTCAATAAAGTAGTTTTTGATTTTAACCATACAACGCTTTTCACTGCTTGTTGAGCAACCTCATAAACATCACTAACATTACTGTTGTAAGTCTTTCCTTTCATACTTTTGGCATGATAAAAGCAGACCTGAATAGAAGAACCTTCGGTCATAAATGTCACAAAATCTGCGATTTCTCCAGTCCCATGATCAAAGAATATGTGGGAAAGACTATCATCTTGATCAAGATGTAATTTTAACGACTCTTGAATTGAATGATTCCTTTTAGTATTTGTCCACTTGCACTCATTTGAAATATCTGTTCCCAATATATCCCAATCAACATTGCATATTCTCCTAGTATCAAAGTTTTCAAGATCATGGTTTCCAATCAATACCTCATTTCCAAGATACACAGTACCGTCAGAGGTCTTAAAAAATAACGGATTAGAATTGAGATAATCCGCTAATGATCCATGCCTTCGCCCATCACAAAAAGCTATTTTACTACTTCGTGCCGTGTAATTTCCTAAAACATCACATGCCAGTTGATCTGTTACTCCAGCTATTGTAGCATTTATATATATGACTTCTCTTGATGGAGAAACCTCATTAATATTGAATGCAACATCAGTTAACAAAAATGTCTCTGAATCACAATCATCAAGCCTAACCAACGGTGGTGATGAATATGTCTCCTCTGATAATAAGCAAAACAGAATTTTCCCATCATATCTATTGATTCCAAATGGGATCGGAAGTCGGTCAAAATTTGTATTGGTTTTTACCTTTAAGGACTTATCGACAATCTTCTTACCATACATATCACACCACTTAACATATTCTGGAATTGAAAGAAAAGAACTACTCCAAATTTTCGATCCACTGCTATATCCAATGGTTTTATCTCCTTCATTAGCTAAAACTTTGCAGAATGCATGCCCTGCCGATAGCATCTTCCCAGTGTTTTCATCAATTGATGCTGCTGTATTCGATCCAGCATAAATTCTATAAGATTCTCCCGCTTCAGCATTTCGATTCTGCATACCAGTGTTAAAGAATTCATAGTTGGAAAAACCAGCAAGTACACGATGCATTTCATTACGTGGAATTTTTTCTATCCTTGATGAAAAGCTTTTTGCAACAGACTCATAGACTGTATCAGTCTTGGCTTGCGAATATAAAAAAAGTAATCCTGTTTCTTTTTGATAATGTACGATGTATAAATTTGATTGAGAATTAACAGCTTGATCGCCAACGAGCCAAATTGGTAACTCGTCAATCCTAGATATCCCAATAACAGTAGCCAATTCAATATTTCGATATATGTTTTCTCCAACACAAAGCTCATCGGGGAAAATCCCTTCTATATTAAAATCCGGCACTCGATATACTTTTGCATGGCAATTAGGTCGAATATTTGACAGTACAATAGCGTTATCTTCTATTTCAGGTTTAGAAAATTGATCAAGAATACTACTATTCTGTAGATCCCCGCCAATCTTTTCTTCTGACATATTGATAATGATATTTTGCCAGACTGAGTCACTCGAATAAAGATGCTGGTTTTCAATTTGTAAGCTTCTATCATTCATTGCAATAAATTTTGCTGTACCAATGTTATCAGCATTGGTTCTAGCAAAGCGGCCAATGAACTGTAGTGTGGCCGCTAATGATTTATGAGGCTCATGGATAGCTGCAATCTTTAGGTTCGGAAAATCAAATCCTTCTCCGAGCATATTTATACAAATTATTCCGTCAAGTGCTCCAATTCGCATTTGCTCAATCGCTTTTCTTACTGTGCTAAAAGCCATAGTACTATCAATACGTTTCAAGCGTAACACAGTAATATCTCTATATAATTTTTCTAAGTCTTTGGCCTTTTCTTTCGAATCAGTTCGAACCATCAAGGAATGATTAAATCCTAGGCTTCTATCATTAATAAATACACGTTCTGCTTCTTGAGCAATCAGCTGATCTTTTCCCGGAGCTTCCTGTATTGGAATATATTCAATCTCTCCGAAAATACCATCCCGATAAGCCTTTGCAAGAGAATAGTTATAAACGCAATCTCCTCTTATTTGTTTCCGATCAAGCCTAAATGGCGTTGCTGTAACTAAAAGTGCTTGTGAATGGGACATATTGTGGAGAATTTTTTGCCATGTTGGCGCAGGTACATGATGAGCCTCGTCAATCATAATATAATCAAAAACACTACTAATAGGTTGCTCTGAGATGGTAGCTGCCACTTGATGTGTTGCTATAACAACATCAGCACTTTTGAAAAAATTATCATATGTTTCTGTATCCTCGGCCGAATACTCATGGCAAGCTTCATATATTACAGGATTGGGAACAGAATCTTCAAAAACTCCAATCCGTTTTAGGGTTTTCAATACCCTAAAATCCTCACAGATTTGGCCTCTCACCATTGCGCTCGGCGTAACTAGAAGTACTTTACTTTTTCGTAGGACGTATGGTGCCATCATAAGCACAGTAGTTTTCCCGCTACCTGTTGGCATTACAATAATTGCAACAGCATCATTTCCCAAAGTTACATGAGCCGCTATTGAATGGATTGCACCGATTTGAGCATTTCTCAAACAAAATGTTTTTGACTCCGCATTTTTCTGGGGATAGCGGACCATATCATAGTTGTCTGAAAAATAGCTCATCGAAGAACTCCTTTCTTTAAAAATACTGTATTTGAAAATAACATACTTTTATTAACAGCTTAAAATACAACATCATTCAATCACTCCACCCTCACCCCATCATCAGTCTTACAGAAATGGACAGAGAACTGGTCTTTGTATTGGGGGAACTGCTGTAGGTATTCTCTGGTTACCTGTTCCTCTATCGCTTCCTTGTAGGCAGGATCTATGAGAGCCATGCAACAACCTTTGAAGCCTGCTCCACTGAACCTGCATCCATAGATGCCAGATATATGCTCTGATATCTCATAGATTGCCCTGAGCTCAGGAGAGCCTGTCTCCCATGCATGAATGGAGCTATACCCCGAAGCAAACACCAGCTTCCCGAATGCTTCCAGATCTCCCTTCTTCCATGCCTCTATCCCCTTCTCCACCCTATCCATCTCCGTATAGTAGTGCTGGGCTCTCTTGGCAAACACAAGAGGAAGCTTGTCCTTATACCCTTCATACACACGTACCGGCACATCCCTGAGCCTGGTATCCTTGTACAAGCCACACTCCATACCAGAGAGTGCTTTCAGACTATAGGCAGCACTCTTTGCCTCATCGACCCTGGTGTTGTAGCCACTACCCAACACCCTGGAGACTCCTGAGTAGAAGATGGCTATCTCAAACTGCTTCATATGTTGGGGAGCAGGAATGAGTGTGTAGGAATCATCGGTGGTATCGAGGGTGAGGAGGTGCTGCTTCTTGCAAAGCACCTCACACGACTGGTCAAGTTTCCCTACGTTGATTCCTACATACCCATTCTCTGCGAACAGAGCTGTCTTAATCAGCTCAGCTGCAGAGAGCTGTATCTTGTTTGCATAGCAAAGGGCGTTGATGTAGCATAGTACTACCGCAGCAGAAGAAGAGAGCCCTCCTACGGGAAGGGTTCCCCTGATCACTCCCTTCAGTCCAATTCTCAGCTCATACTTCTGGGACAATGCAAAGGCTGCGCCCTTTGCATAGTCTCCCCAGTTGCCTTGCTTCTCACCAGTATTGCCCAAATCAAAGGAAACATGGTCAGGGAAGTTCATGCTGTCCAGGTTCACCGCCCCATCGGTGGAGATGAGAAAGCGAAGGGTTACTCCCTTGTCCAGAGCAAAGCCGGTGATGATACCGTATTGGTGATCAATATGAGCTCCCAAAGGACATACACGGTAAGGTGCATAGGAAGTATGGATGTCTGATTGTTCAGCCCAAGGGTAGAGAGTTCTGAAGTGCTTTTCCAGTGTCTGTGGCATGCGAAGAAATTCCTTTTGTAAAAGTGTAGCGCAATAGGGAGCCCAAGGGTACAAAAATATCACAGAAATGCAAATACAGCACAACGCCCAGCTTTGTGCTACCAAAACCGGGCGTTGTGTTGTGATCGCCTTATGCTTTTCTCAGATGGGAACTATCATACTCCCGCTTAACCTGTTCATAGCTTTCCAGGTTTCCTATGTCCCAGCGCTTGCCAGGCATGGGATAGGCATAGACGGAAGTCTGCTTGCACAGCCATGCTATGAATGATCCAGGTGCATCGGTGTTGCATCCTGCTTGGATGGCCTTGTGGATAAGAGGAAGATCTTCCTTCTTGTAAACATAGAAAGGAGGAACTGCCCAGCTGCTTTTCGGCTCCTTGGGTTTCTCTTCCATTACCAAAACCTTGTCACTAGAGTCAATTGTTGCCACTCCGGTCCTCTGCAGTGCTGAAAGGGATGGCTCAAAGTGGCGCATGATGCAGGTGGACTGCTTCTGATGGAAGAAGGAGACAAAGCCAGAGAGGGAGAAGTCAAGGAGGTTGTCTCCTGCCAGAACGAGCAGGTCCT includes:
- a CDS encoding galactokinase family protein, which gives rise to MPQTLEKHFRTLYPWAEQSDIHTSYAPYRVCPLGAHIDHQYGIITGFALDKGVTLRFLISTDGAVNLDSMNFPDHVSFDLGNTGEKQGNWGDYAKGAAFALSQKYELRIGLKGVIRGTLPVGGLSSSAAVVLCYINALCYANKIQLSAAELIKTALFAENGYVGINVGKLDQSCEVLCKKQHLLTLDTTDDSYTLIPAPQHMKQFEIAIFYSGVSRVLGSGYNTRVDEAKSAAYSLKALSGMECGLYKDTRLRDVPVRVYEGYKDKLPLVFAKRAQHYYTEMDRVEKGIEAWKKGDLEAFGKLVFASGYSSIHAWETGSPELRAIYEISEHISGIYGCRFSGAGFKGCCMALIDPAYKEAIEEQVTREYLQQFPQYKDQFSVHFCKTDDGVRVE
- a CDS encoding DEAD/DEAH box helicase family protein yields the protein MSYFSDNYDMVRYPQKNAESKTFCLRNAQIGAIHSIAAHVTLGNDAVAIIVMPTGSGKTTVLMMAPYVLRKSKVLLVTPSAMVRGQICEDFRVLKTLKRIGVFEDSVPNPVIYEACHEYSAEDTETYDNFFKSADVVIATHQVAATISEQPISSVFDYIMIDEAHHVPAPTWQKILHNMSHSQALLVTATPFRLDRKQIRGDCVYNYSLAKAYRDGIFGEIEYIPIQEAPGKDQLIAQEAERVFINDRSLGFNHSLMVRTDSKEKAKDLEKLYRDITVLRLKRIDSTMAFSTVRKAIEQMRIGALDGIICINMLGEGFDFPNLKIAAIHEPHKSLAATLQFIGRFARTNADNIGTAKFIAMNDRSLQIENQHLYSSDSVWQNIIINMSEEKIGGDLQNSSILDQFSKPEIEDNAIVLSNIRPNCHAKVYRVPDFNIEGIFPDELCVGENIYRNIELATVIGISRIDELPIWLVGDQAVNSQSNLYIVHYQKETGLLFLYSQAKTDTVYESVAKSFSSRIEKIPRNEMHRVLAGFSNYEFFNTGMQNRNAEAGESYRIYAGSNTAASIDENTGKMLSAGHAFCKVLANEGDKTIGYSSGSKIWSSSFLSIPEYVKWCDMYGKKIVDKSLKVKTNTNFDRLPIPFGINRYDGKILFCLLSEETYSSPPLVRLDDCDSETFLLTDVAFNINEVSPSREVIYINATIAGVTDQLACDVLGNYTARSSKIAFCDGRRHGSLADYLNSNPLFFKTSDGTVYLGNEVLIGNHDLENFDTRRICNVDWDILGTDISNECKWTNTKRNHSIQESLKLHLDQDDSLSHIFFDHGTGEIADFVTFMTEGSSIQVCFYHAKSMKGKTYNSNVSDVYEVAQQAVKSVVWLKSKTTLLNKIERRYIRSTGNSKFFKGNFQSLKGLLQSQRILEATIFIVQPAISKNLPMEEAIDQVLSAASFYIRNTARAKELRILGSY
- a CDS encoding nucleotidyltransferase family protein, translated to MICLILAAGYATRLYPLTENYPKPLLDVQGRTVLDWLLSDVDAIKDLKKYVVVSNHKFYDHFSSWKETSSLTHPIIVLDDGSTENSNRLGAVKDILFAIDSLDLNEDLLVLAGDNLLDFSLSGFVSFFHQKQSTCIMRHFEPSLSALQRTGVATIDSSDKVLVMEEKPKEPKSSWAVPPFYVYKKEDLPLIHKAIQAGCNTDAPGSFIAWLCKQTSVYAYPMPGKRWDIGNLESYEQVKREYDSSHLRKA